From a region of the Mercurialis annua linkage group LG1-X, ddMerAnnu1.2, whole genome shotgun sequence genome:
- the LOC126668335 gene encoding uncharacterized protein LOC126668335 — protein sequence MKGTPSDKSWMKSYRFSLCYIQGVKKFLNIAKDFTDSNGRVRCPCKNCINIYLKPLQEVKMDLYQYGISENYTNWVHHGETSQPRNSFDGSIYSDNELENSGNDVSEMLDDMCNATFMNTDMEDRLANQDNNMLEGEVAKFAKLWNDSHCELYPRSQKYSKLSFFLKMINIKALTNSSNKSFFPNLELFKDALPKGETLPSSSYEVKKLMRDLGLRYVTIDACVNDCVLFWKENENVDTCPTCKASRWELGFGKRKKVAQKVLRHFPLVPRLQRLFMSKDTGENMRWHKEKHVDDDTIRHPADATEWKDFDQKYAWFGKDARNVRLGLASDGFNPFGNMSTSYSMWPVIVTPYNLPPWKCMKENLLMLSLLIPGKESPGNNIDVYLRPLIYEFKELWETAVTTYDAYSAYGMLSGWSTKGKLTCPVCNKWTCSLTLKKWSEAMLHGSSEIFTCPTFLEKKQKI from the exons atGAAAGGGACGCCATCAGACAAAAGTTGGATGAAGTCGTACCGATTTAGTTTATGTTATATTCAAGGGGTCAAAAAATTTCTGAATATTGCAAAAGACTTTACTGATTCAAATGGCAGAGTTCGATGTCCATGCAAGAActgcatcaatatttatttgaagccaTTGCAAGAAGTCAAAATGGATCTATATCAATATGGAATTAGTGAAAACTACACAAATTGGGTGCACCATGGTGAGACTTCTCAACCTCGTAATAGTTTTGATGGCTCTATTTATTCGGACAATGAATTGGAGaatagtggaaatgatgtttCAGAAATGTTAGATGATATGTGTAATGCAACTTTTATGAACACCGACATGGAAGACAGACTTGCCAATCAAGATAATAACATGCTAGAAGGAGAAGTAGCAAAATTTGCTAAATTGTGGAATGATTCTCATTGTGAACTATATCCTAgaagtcaaaaatattcaaagctctctttttttcttaagATGATTAATATCAAAGCACTCACAAATTCTAGTAATAAGTCATTTTTTCCGAATTTGGAGTTGTTCAAGGATGCACTGCCGAAAGGAGAAACCCTTCCAAGCTCAAGTTATGAGGTTAAAAAATTGATGCGTGATTTAGGACTCCGTTACGTAACTATTGATGCTTGTGTAAATGATTGTGTGCTATTTtggaaggaaaatgaaaatGTTGACACGTGTCCAACTTGTAAGGCCTCTAGATGGGAATTAGGTTTCGGTAAACGCAAGAAGGTTGCTCAAAAAGTTCTTAGACACTTCCCTTTAGTACCTAGACTTCAGAGGTTATTTATGTCTAAAGATACTGGTGAAAATATGAGGTGGCATAAGGAGAAACATGTAGATGATGATACGATTAGACATCCAGCTGATGCTACGGAATGGAAAGATTTTGACCAGAAATATGCTTGGTTTGGCAAAGATGCTCGTAACGTGCGACTTGGGCTTGCTAGTGATGGATTTAACCCTTTTGGAAATATGAGCACGAGTTATAGCATGTGGCCGGTGATTGTGACGCCATATAACTTACCACCATGGAAATGCATGAAGGAGAATTTGTTGATGTTATCTTTGCTTATTCCTGGTAAGGAATCTCCTGGAAATAATATCGATGTATATTTAAGGCCATTAATTTATGAGTTTAAAGAGTTATGGGAGACCGCTGTGACAACATATGATGCATATAGCg CATATGGAATGTTATCTGGATGGAGCACAAAAGGAAAATTGACATGTCCTGTGTGTAATAAGTGGACGTGTTcgctaacattaaaaaaatggagTGAAGCAATGTTACATGGGTCATCGGAGATATTTACATGCCCAACATTCTTGGAGAAAAAGCAGAAAATTTGA